The following are from one region of the Rhipicephalus microplus isolate Deutch F79 chromosome 1, USDA_Rmic, whole genome shotgun sequence genome:
- the LOC142761662 gene encoding uncharacterized protein LOC142761662: MCHGCRCAEVVFGCALNNNLRSIHTCTNKSSNAVIMYQLPKRKKRGPYKRYINHGSDFVLPRSTERGCQQREVPMDTSSSDDEAAGQASVSTDINGILRTDTLSSEDEQETSSDACSTAASRVTSAPVSPTTPELQATNDRPQHANPMVSHDTLLNDEELSMSDEDGSEQHDPGELPSEDDMVGPSEVAKITQTWLMSLTAGGSLSLFRHWKCRIYER; the protein is encoded by the exons ATGTGCCATGGTTGCCGTTGTGCTGAAGTGGTGTTCGGTTGTGCGCTCAACAACAATCTGAGGAGCATCCACACGTGCACCAACAAATCGTCTAATGCGGTCATAATGTATCAACTTccaaagagaaagaagagaggcCCATATAAACGATATATCAACCATGGATCGGACTTTGTGCTACCGAGAAGTACTGAGAGGGGTTGCCAACAGCGT GAGGTGCCTATGGACACATCCTCGTCTGATGATGAAGCAGCAGGACAAGCTTCAGTCTCGACAGATATAAATGGCATACTTCGAACTGATACGTTGAGTAGTGAGGATGAACAG GAAACTTCAAGCGATGCTTGTAGCACAGCAGCCTCCAGGGTGACATCTGCTCCGGTCAGTCCCACTACTCCAGAACTGCAAGCAACCAATGATAGGCCACAGCATGCCAACCCGATGGTTTCCCATGACACATTGCTAAATGATGAAGAG CTGTCCATGTCTGATGAGGATGGTTCAGAGCAACATGATCCTGGAGAGCTGCCTTCAGAAGATGACATGGTAGGTCCATCGGAAGTTGCAAAAATTACACAAACATGGCTGATGTCATTAACTGCTGGGGGATCACTTAGCTTGTTTAGGCATTGGAAATGCAGAATTTATGAACGGTAA